Proteins from a single region of Chitinophagales bacterium:
- a CDS encoding ROK family transcriptional regulator: MPKPKVLSDVFNEESSTGVALKNKTLKKLIFNFLDKTDSSSITELSKELNISVPKTTSLVNELIEDGLISDYGKVDSTGGRKASMYGLVPEACFFLGVDVKKYYVNIGLMNFKKQLVTQKHRIPFKLENTPESLSLLIQIIQGFIKEAPVKKDKILSMGINLSGRINQTIGYSYSFFHFQEEPLSLYIENKIGIKTYLENDSRAMAYGEFMCGEVNTEKNVLFVNMDYGVGLGILIDGKVYYGKSGFSGEFGHMPFFENEIICHCGKKGCLETEASGTALIRRFREKIIQGSSSSVIKKNTPVNEITLTDLIQAANTEDMLCIELLAEIGEKLGKGLAVLINVFNPELIILGGTLSETGDYLRLPTKSAINKFSLSLVNTDTQLKLSKLGEKAGILGACLLARNKVLTVF, encoded by the coding sequence ATGCCCAAGCCCAAGGTTTTATCAGATGTGTTTAATGAGGAAAGTTCAACTGGTGTTGCGTTAAAAAACAAAACACTTAAAAAGCTGATTTTCAATTTTTTAGATAAAACCGACAGTAGTTCAATTACTGAATTGAGTAAAGAATTGAATATAAGTGTTCCCAAAACCACCAGCTTGGTGAATGAGCTAATTGAAGATGGATTAATCAGCGATTATGGCAAAGTAGACTCAACTGGTGGAAGAAAAGCCAGTATGTATGGCTTGGTGCCCGAAGCCTGCTTTTTCTTGGGCGTAGATGTTAAGAAGTATTACGTCAACATCGGCCTGATGAACTTCAAGAAGCAGTTGGTGACGCAGAAACACCGTATTCCTTTCAAATTAGAGAACACGCCCGAATCTTTATCACTGCTCATTCAAATAATTCAGGGCTTTATAAAAGAAGCCCCTGTGAAGAAAGACAAGATTCTGAGCATGGGCATCAACTTATCTGGCCGTATCAATCAAACCATTGGTTATAGTTATAGCTTCTTTCATTTTCAGGAAGAACCCTTATCGCTTTATATTGAAAATAAGATTGGTATCAAAACTTATCTGGAGAACGACTCACGTGCGATGGCATATGGTGAGTTCATGTGTGGTGAAGTAAATACAGAAAAAAATGTACTCTTCGTAAATATGGACTATGGTGTAGGTCTAGGTATCCTGATTGATGGCAAAGTGTATTATGGCAAATCGGGCTTTAGTGGAGAGTTTGGGCATATGCCTTTTTTTGAAAACGAGATCATATGCCATTGCGGTAAAAAGGGTTGCCTTGAGACAGAAGCATCCGGAACGGCTTTGATTAGAAGATTTCGTGAGAAAATCATTCAAGGCTCATCTTCTTCAGTAATTAAAAAAAATACACCAGTTAACGAAATAACACTGACAGATTTAATACAAGCAGCCAATACTGAAGACATGCTCTGCATAGAACTGCTTGCAGAAATCGGTGAAAAACTTGGAAAAGGCCTAGCTGTATTAATCAATGTGTTTAACCCAGAGCTAATTATCCTTGGTGGTACTTTATCCGAAACTGGTGATTACCTCAGACTACCAACAAAGAGCGCTATCAACAAGTTTTCTTTAAGCTTGGTGAATACCGATACACAATTAAAACTCTCCAAACTAGGTGAAAAAGCAGGTATACTTGGCGCCTGCTTGTTGGCAAGAAATAAGGTATTGACCGTTTTCTAA
- a CDS encoding efflux RND transporter permease subunit has product MVQKLIELALRNRLIVLLLAAGLFAYGLYSVQQNPIDAIPDVSENQVIVFTEWMGRSPQVIEDQVTYPLVSNLQGIPKIKNIRGSSMFGMSFVYVIFEDNVDIYWARTRVLERLNFAQRLLPQGVTPALGPDGTGVGHIYWYHLDAPKLDLGEQRALQDWYIKFALQTVPGVAEVASFGGFEKQYQLVIDPVKLQYYNISLMDVMNKVRANNNDVGGRKFEMADMAYIIRGLGYIKSKEDVENIALNNYNGIPVRVKDIGSVQMGGDLRLGIFDMDGKGEVVGGIVVMRYNENANKVIESVKAKMKEVEKGLPDGVTFKTSYDRSTLIQEAIDSVKGTLIEEMIAVSLIVLIFLFHWRSALIILIQLPISVAAGFIFLELFGISSNIMSLTGIALAIGVVVDDGIVMVENAYRHISEAQIDKIQSPDKD; this is encoded by the coding sequence ATGGTTCAAAAATTGATTGAACTGGCCTTACGCAACAGGCTTATTGTACTGCTTCTGGCGGCAGGCCTGTTTGCGTATGGGCTATACTCTGTTCAGCAAAATCCCATAGACGCCATTCCTGATGTAAGCGAGAATCAAGTAATTGTATTTACAGAATGGATGGGGAGAAGTCCGCAAGTAATCGAAGACCAAGTAACCTATCCCTTAGTAAGTAATTTACAAGGCATCCCAAAGATTAAAAATATACGAGGCTCTTCAATGTTCGGAATGAGTTTTGTGTATGTGATTTTCGAAGACAATGTAGACATCTATTGGGCAAGAACCAGGGTTTTGGAACGCTTAAATTTTGCTCAGCGCCTACTGCCACAAGGTGTTACACCCGCGCTTGGACCTGATGGCACTGGCGTTGGTCATATTTACTGGTACCATCTTGATGCACCAAAATTAGACTTGGGTGAACAAAGAGCCTTACAAGATTGGTATATCAAATTCGCGCTACAAACTGTTCCGGGAGTAGCCGAAGTAGCCTCATTTGGTGGATTTGAAAAACAGTACCAGTTGGTTATAGATCCTGTAAAACTCCAGTATTATAACATCTCCCTCATGGATGTGATGAATAAAGTAAGAGCGAACAACAATGATGTGGGGGGCAGAAAGTTTGAAATGGCCGACATGGCATATATCATACGCGGCTTAGGTTATATCAAGAGTAAAGAAGATGTAGAGAATATTGCACTAAATAATTACAACGGTATTCCTGTACGCGTAAAAGATATCGGCTCGGTACAAATGGGTGGCGATTTGCGCCTTGGTATTTTTGATATGGATGGCAAGGGTGAAGTAGTTGGCGGTATTGTTGTAATGCGCTACAATGAAAATGCCAATAAAGTTATTGAATCAGTTAAAGCTAAAATGAAAGAAGTTGAAAAGGGCTTACCTGATGGCGTAACTTTTAAAACTTCGTATGACAGAAGTACACTTATCCAGGAAGCCATTGATTCTGTAAAAGGTACATTAATCGAGGAAATGATTGCCGTTTCCTTAATTGTGCTCATTTTCTTATTTCACTGGCGTAGTGCATTAATTATCTTAATACAGCTCCCAATATCTGTTGCAGCAGGCTTTATTTTTCTTGAACTATTTGGTATCTCATCAAATATCATGTCCCTAACCGGTATCGCTTTGGCAATAGGCGTAGTAGTTGATGATGGTATTGTGATGGTAGAAAACGCCTACCGGCATATCAGTGAAGCACAGATAGATAAGATTCAATCACCTGATAAAGACTAA
- a CDS encoding DUF3347 domain-containing protein, whose product MKLSRFILLIAVVIFASCNNAQEASHEGQHTSTPNSDSVKHASTDQTTEIKSINVVFKNVDAKAAETIKQMVDNYLQMKDALAADKATDAATAAKKLASSVASLDQSLLTAEQKKVFDQYEADLNEHAEHIGKNGDNIEHQRSHFIQLSEVMYDLVKNFGAGRPLYHDHCPMARDNQGAMWLSEVKEIKNPYFGAAMFTCGQVQEVIQ is encoded by the coding sequence ATGAAACTGTCAAGATTTATTCTTCTTATTGCAGTAGTCATTTTTGCATCATGCAATAACGCTCAAGAAGCGAGCCATGAAGGTCAGCATACGAGTACACCAAATTCCGACTCAGTTAAGCATGCCAGCACTGATCAAACTACAGAAATCAAATCCATAAATGTTGTATTCAAAAATGTGGATGCAAAAGCTGCAGAGACAATCAAGCAAATGGTTGACAACTACCTTCAAATGAAAGATGCATTAGCAGCAGACAAGGCGACTGATGCGGCCACTGCTGCAAAAAAGCTAGCGTCAAGTGTAGCATCTCTCGATCAATCACTGTTAACTGCAGAGCAAAAAAAGGTTTTCGACCAATATGAAGCCGATTTGAATGAGCATGCCGAGCATATTGGCAAAAATGGCGACAATATTGAACACCAAAGAAGTCATTTTATCCAGCTCAGTGAAGTGATGTACGATTTAGTAAAAAATTTTGGTGCTGGCAGACCACTCTATCATGATCATTGCCCAATGGCAAGAGATAACCAAGGTGCTATGTGGTTAAGCGAAGTAAAGGAGATCAAAAACCCATATTTCGGTGCAGCAATGTTTACCTGTGGCCAAGTACAGGAAGTAATTCAATAA
- a CDS encoding cation transporter, with protein MTHTYQITGMTCASCEAKVRSSLLLIPDLTEVIVSRENQTAIITMEKHIPLHQLQNSLDNKYTISALHHIESVERTKSWSSTYKPVLLIFAYLLGITLIIEWNNPVFSSMRLMNNFMGGFFLIFSFFKILNLKGFAESYSMYDVLAKKWNNWAYVYAFIELILGICFISGFQPFITNAVTLIVMSLSIIGVLQTVLNKRKIQCACLGDVFNLPMSTITIIEDGLMILMSGVMIMSIPS; from the coding sequence ATGACACATACTTATCAAATCACTGGAATGACCTGTGCTTCTTGTGAAGCAAAAGTGCGGAGTAGCCTGCTTCTTATACCAGATCTTACCGAGGTCATCGTTTCAAGGGAAAACCAAACAGCAATCATCACAATGGAAAAGCACATCCCGCTACACCAATTACAAAATTCCTTAGATAACAAGTATACCATCAGTGCCCTACACCACATTGAATCAGTTGAGCGGACCAAAAGCTGGTCATCAACCTACAAACCTGTTTTACTGATCTTTGCTTATTTATTAGGCATAACATTGATTATTGAATGGAACAATCCAGTTTTCTCCTCAATGCGACTCATGAACAATTTCATGGGTGGCTTTTTTCTGATTTTCTCATTTTTTAAAATTTTAAATCTAAAAGGATTTGCTGAAAGCTATAGTATGTATGATGTACTAGCGAAAAAATGGAATAATTGGGCTTATGTATATGCTTTTATTGAACTAATACTAGGCATCTGCTTTATCAGTGGTTTCCAACCTTTCATCACCAATGCAGTTACATTAATTGTCATGAGCCTAAGCATTATTGGCGTTTTACAAACTGTACTTAACAAAAGAAAAATCCAATGTGCCTGCCTTGGAGATGTTTTTAACTTGCCTATGAGTACAATCACCATCATAGAAGATGGGCTGATGATTTTGATGAGCGGAGTAATGATAATGAGCATACCAAGTTGA
- a CDS encoding efflux RND transporter permease subunit, with translation MLNWLKKNKDPLTPAERDSIIEKSSKQVGPGVFYSTIIVIASFLPVFLLTGMEGKLFHPLAWTKTFILLIDAFLAITLTPVLIALFLKGRLKPENANPITRTLEKIYTPILKWCLKWRKTTITINIIALVTGVVMMTRLGSEFMPPLDEGSLLFMPVTLPDVSNAEAKRLLQVQDKLIRSVPEVEHVLGKAGRANTATDNSPISMIETIILLKPKAQWREGMTKDAIINELNSKMQIPGVTNGWTQPIINRINMLSTGIRTDVGVKVYGQNLDSIYAFARTIKKQLEGIEGIKDLYVEPITGGKYIDIAVKREEIGRYGLSVDDVNTVIESALGGMKLTTTIEGRQRFSVNARYGQDFRNNLEALKRLQVQTMNFGPIPLEAVADIQLSDGPPMINSENAMLRGTVLFNVRERDLGSTVQEAQQKLNQMITKLPKGYFLEWSGQWENQIRANRTLKMILPIVVIIIFLVLYFTYHSFKEALITMITVPFALIGGIFMVYFYGINLSVAVAVGFIALFGMAIETAMLMTIYLNEAMQNMVAKHGNSKTTLTPAIIRDYVIEGSAKRLRPKLMTVSVGLFGLIPILWATGVGSDIMRPITIPLIGGTISSTIYVLLITPVIFEMIKERELKRSGKIEIIDVKE, from the coding sequence ATGCTTAACTGGCTCAAAAAAAATAAAGACCCGCTGACACCCGCTGAAAGGGATAGCATCATTGAAAAGTCATCTAAGCAGGTAGGCCCTGGTGTATTTTATTCAACCATCATCGTTATCGCATCATTCCTGCCTGTCTTTTTATTGACGGGAATGGAGGGCAAGCTTTTTCATCCCCTGGCATGGACCAAAACATTCATCTTACTTATTGATGCATTCCTTGCCATAACACTCACTCCTGTGTTGATTGCGCTTTTCTTAAAAGGAAGGCTAAAGCCAGAAAATGCTAACCCAATCACAAGAACCCTAGAAAAAATATATACACCCATCCTGAAATGGTGTTTAAAATGGCGTAAGACCACAATTACTATCAATATCATTGCATTGGTAACAGGTGTTGTTATGATGACTCGCCTAGGCTCAGAATTTATGCCTCCCCTCGACGAAGGCTCATTGCTGTTTATGCCGGTTACACTGCCTGATGTTTCCAATGCGGAGGCAAAGAGACTATTACAAGTTCAAGATAAATTGATTAGAAGTGTTCCTGAAGTTGAGCATGTTTTAGGAAAAGCCGGCAGAGCCAATACAGCTACAGATAACTCTCCCATCAGTATGATTGAAACCATCATACTGCTAAAGCCGAAAGCTCAATGGCGGGAAGGCATGACAAAAGACGCCATCATTAATGAGCTGAACTCAAAAATGCAGATTCCAGGCGTTACCAATGGCTGGACTCAGCCAATTATCAATAGAATCAATATGCTGTCAACCGGTATTCGTACGGATGTTGGCGTAAAAGTGTATGGTCAAAATCTAGACAGCATTTATGCTTTTGCCAGAACCATCAAAAAACAACTTGAAGGAATTGAAGGCATAAAGGACTTGTATGTAGAACCAATTACTGGTGGGAAGTATATAGATATAGCTGTGAAAAGGGAAGAAATTGGTCGCTACGGATTAAGTGTTGATGACGTAAATACAGTTATTGAAAGTGCGTTAGGAGGAATGAAACTCACAACTACTATTGAAGGGCGTCAGCGTTTTTCGGTTAACGCGAGATATGGGCAAGATTTCCGAAACAACCTAGAAGCGCTTAAACGTTTACAAGTACAAACAATGAATTTTGGCCCTATCCCTTTAGAAGCAGTGGCAGATATTCAGCTGAGCGATGGCCCTCCTATGATTAATTCAGAAAATGCCATGCTCAGAGGTACAGTTTTATTCAATGTACGCGAAAGAGACTTAGGCAGTACCGTACAAGAGGCGCAACAAAAACTGAATCAGATGATAACCAAATTACCCAAGGGATATTTTCTGGAATGGAGTGGTCAATGGGAAAATCAGATTCGAGCCAACAGAACACTGAAAATGATTCTCCCAATAGTCGTTATCATCATTTTCTTGGTATTATACTTCACCTACCATTCCTTTAAAGAGGCACTCATAACAATGATAACAGTGCCGTTTGCGCTCATTGGCGGAATTTTTATGGTCTACTTTTACGGCATCAACTTATCAGTTGCAGTAGCTGTAGGTTTTATTGCCCTATTTGGTATGGCAATAGAAACAGCCATGCTAATGACTATTTATCTAAATGAAGCCATGCAAAACATGGTTGCCAAGCATGGCAATAGTAAGACTACACTTACGCCAGCTATTATCAGAGACTATGTAATAGAAGGATCAGCGAAGAGACTGAGGCCTAAACTGATGACAGTTTCTGTTGGCCTATTCGGTTTAATCCCTATTCTCTGGGCAACCGGTGTAGGAAGTGATATTATGCGCCCTATTACCATTCCACTGATTGGTGGAACAATATCTTCTACGATATATGTATTACTCATCACCCCTGTGATTTTTGAAATGATAAAAGAAAGAGAATTGAAACGCAGCGGTAAAATCGAAATAATAGATGTCAAAGAATAA
- a CDS encoding multicopper oxidase domain-containing protein: MHRKNFIKLSGLSVGALVVNGSITSFILSCIGCRKDSHIGLITKPVMVSEGNFSTLLSFPAQAGAIHTLTAQSTTTNLKGKTIPVLGYQPNSLLGPTFRVNNGNTVNILLQNNLSEQTNIHWHGLKIPALMDGHPEQLANAGGLFRYQYTVNQRAGLCWYHPHPHEKTGKQVFQGLAGLFIINDIEEASLNLPSGQYEIPLIIQDKRIINNSITYNPSMEEVMAGYMGESIIVNGVYSPYTEVATRYYRLRILNGSNARMYNLSFSNNADMILIGNDGGLLKNPITLKEILIAPGERLDVLINFSGAAIGTEIFLVSKEFAHGGNAQGKQYFRILKFKVTSAATDSFIVPSNLSNLNIISASSAVKIRTFDISNAMEHHGYPMNNGMQMRHRINGKLFDSNRIDENIIANTNEVWIFDNSKGDEPHPMHLHGVFFQVLDRTGGRGSKIASENGWKDTVLVMPGEIVKILVPFEKNTGRFVFHCHNLEHEDDGMMLQYQLS, from the coding sequence ATGCACAGAAAAAACTTTATTAAATTATCAGGGCTTAGTGTTGGAGCGCTAGTAGTAAATGGCTCAATAACTAGTTTTATATTAAGTTGCATAGGTTGTAGAAAAGACAGCCATATCGGGCTAATTACAAAGCCTGTAATGGTATCAGAAGGCAATTTTTCAACATTACTTTCATTTCCAGCTCAGGCAGGGGCGATTCATACACTTACGGCGCAGTCAACAACTACAAATCTTAAGGGGAAAACCATTCCTGTTTTAGGCTATCAACCCAACAGCCTACTCGGTCCAACATTCAGAGTAAATAACGGCAATACAGTAAACATTCTTTTACAAAACAATTTATCTGAACAAACAAATATTCACTGGCATGGCTTAAAAATACCAGCTCTGATGGATGGCCATCCCGAGCAGCTAGCAAATGCTGGTGGACTATTTCGCTATCAGTATACTGTTAACCAAAGAGCGGGCTTATGCTGGTATCATCCACACCCACACGAAAAAACAGGCAAACAGGTATTTCAAGGGTTGGCTGGCTTATTTATTATAAACGACATTGAAGAAGCATCATTAAATCTTCCATCAGGTCAATACGAAATACCCTTAATAATACAGGATAAAAGAATAATTAATAACAGTATTACTTATAACCCATCTATGGAAGAAGTAATGGCTGGCTATATGGGTGAATCAATTATAGTCAATGGCGTTTACTCGCCCTATACTGAAGTTGCAACTCGCTATTATCGCTTACGTATTCTCAACGGTTCCAATGCAAGAATGTATAATCTTTCATTCAGTAATAATGCAGATATGATACTCATTGGAAACGACGGAGGCTTATTAAAAAATCCAATTACTCTAAAAGAAATTTTAATAGCGCCAGGCGAAAGACTAGATGTACTGATAAACTTCAGTGGGGCAGCGATTGGTACCGAAATATTTTTAGTAAGTAAAGAGTTCGCTCATGGTGGTAATGCACAGGGCAAACAATATTTTAGGATTCTAAAATTCAAGGTCACTTCAGCTGCTACAGATTCTTTCATCGTTCCATCAAATCTTTCAAACCTCAATATCATATCCGCTTCTTCAGCTGTTAAAATAAGAACATTTGATATCTCAAATGCAATGGAACATCATGGATATCCTATGAACAATGGAATGCAAATGCGCCACCGCATAAACGGTAAATTATTTGACAGTAATCGTATTGATGAAAATATTATAGCCAACACCAATGAAGTATGGATTTTCGACAATAGTAAAGGCGATGAACCACATCCTATGCACCTTCATGGAGTATTCTTCCAAGTCCTCGACAGAACTGGCGGAAGGGGAAGCAAGATTGCTTCAGAAAATGGATGGAAAGATACTGTCCTTGTTATGCCAGGCGAAATTGTGAAAATATTGGTCCCATTTGAAAAAAATACAGGAAGATTTGTATTTCATTGTCACAATCTAGAACACGAAGACGATGGCATGATGCTACAATATCAATTGAGTTAA
- a CDS encoding TolC family protein, with protein sequence MSKNKLLFTSLVLALSLGASAQKLSIHSIIDSIRHSHPVIKMYDNEIRAMDEAAEGARSWMAPQIGFGQFMTPYDVRLWHREGDIPGMGSVMFSGEQMFPNRKKLDADERYMKAMSSVEKEKKNAGLNELIHDAKLLYYEWIILKKKLIILSENEKFLDFMIQNASLRYKNGLEKISAYYKAQAALGEVKNMQYMFENDIHDKQIRLNTLMGRNAMLHFDIEDNYQLNDYANTTFDSSLLYTNRSDLKSLDKEIQLTKLKQETELAALKPQFGIRYDNMIGFGGQPLQYTIMGMVRIPMAKWSSKMNKANMESLKWKAQAIQSKKEMMVNEYSGMAYGMRNELQLKKKQIKLYEENIIPALKKNYQTMQLGYEQNTEELFMLYDAWETLNMKQLEYLELLNQALKIQVTIERIIEKK encoded by the coding sequence ATGTCAAAGAATAAATTACTCTTCACAAGTCTTGTGCTTGCTTTATCACTTGGCGCAAGTGCACAAAAGCTATCTATTCATTCCATAATAGATAGTATCAGGCATTCACATCCGGTTATTAAAATGTATGACAATGAAATACGTGCAATGGATGAAGCAGCAGAAGGCGCCAGAAGTTGGATGGCCCCGCAAATTGGTTTTGGTCAGTTTATGACACCATATGATGTGCGGCTATGGCATCGAGAAGGTGATATACCAGGTATGGGTTCAGTAATGTTTTCAGGAGAACAGATGTTTCCCAATCGGAAAAAGCTTGACGCAGATGAACGCTACATGAAAGCCATGTCTTCAGTAGAAAAAGAAAAAAAGAATGCTGGCTTGAATGAATTAATTCATGATGCTAAACTGCTTTACTATGAATGGATAATCCTAAAAAAGAAGCTGATCATATTGTCTGAAAATGAAAAATTTCTGGATTTCATGATACAGAATGCTTCATTGAGGTATAAAAATGGGTTAGAGAAAATCAGCGCTTATTATAAAGCACAGGCGGCATTAGGTGAAGTCAAAAATATGCAATACATGTTTGAGAATGATATTCATGACAAACAAATACGCTTAAATACACTAATGGGCAGAAATGCAATGTTGCACTTTGATATTGAAGACAATTATCAATTAAATGATTACGCTAACACTACTTTCGACAGCTCTCTACTGTACACAAACAGAAGCGACTTAAAATCTTTGGATAAAGAGATACAACTTACAAAGCTTAAGCAAGAAACGGAACTAGCAGCACTTAAGCCACAATTTGGTATTCGATATGATAATATGATTGGATTTGGTGGCCAACCCTTACAGTATACAATCATGGGTATGGTAAGAATTCCTATGGCCAAATGGTCTTCAAAGATGAATAAGGCGAATATGGAGAGTCTGAAATGGAAAGCGCAAGCCATTCAATCGAAAAAGGAAATGATGGTAAATGAATATAGCGGTATGGCTTATGGCATGAGGAATGAATTACAACTGAAAAAGAAACAGATTAAACTGTATGAAGAAAATATCATACCAGCATTGAAAAAAAATTATCAAACCATGCAACTTGGCTATGAGCAAAATACTGAAGAATTATTTATGCTTTATGATGCATGGGAAACACTCAACATGAAGCAACTAGAATATTTAGAACTTTTAAACCAAGCCCTGAAAATTCAAGTAACCATTGAGAGAATTATTGAAAAAAAATAA
- a CDS encoding helix-turn-helix transcriptional regulator — translation MVCQRCIMAVKQVLTALEIVPNHVDMGEIELKEPLTASELDKLAKALLPIGFELLDNQKQQLIEKLKSSLIQKVQSGDIEEHFSISEYLSSMLLKEYSSISKLFSQVEGITIEQFFIQQKVEKVKELLIYGELTLNEISYQLGYSSVAHLSAQFKKVTGFTPSAFKKNGGTRKSLDQL, via the coding sequence ATGGTTTGCCAGCGCTGTATAATGGCAGTAAAGCAGGTATTAACTGCTTTAGAAATCGTACCTAATCATGTAGACATGGGTGAAATTGAGCTCAAAGAGCCACTTACCGCATCTGAGCTAGATAAATTAGCTAAAGCATTGCTCCCAATTGGCTTTGAACTACTCGATAATCAAAAACAGCAGCTTATCGAAAAATTAAAGTCTTCCCTCATTCAAAAAGTACAATCAGGGGACATAGAAGAGCATTTCAGCATTAGCGAGTATCTAAGTAGCATGCTTCTCAAAGAATACAGTTCTATATCAAAACTATTTTCTCAGGTAGAAGGCATTACAATTGAACAATTCTTCATTCAGCAAAAAGTAGAGAAAGTCAAAGAGTTACTAATCTATGGAGAACTGACCCTGAATGAGATATCATACCAACTTGGTTATAGCAGTGTGGCTCATTTATCTGCACAGTTTAAAAAAGTAACAGGATTCACCCCTTCTGCCTTTAAAAAGAATGGCGGTACTAGAAAATCTTTAGATCAGCTCTAG
- a CDS encoding heavy-metal-associated domain-containing protein translates to MNTIKLLLIAVCTTFSISVIGQDKTESFKVYGNCGMCKKRVETAAKLDGVSSAVWDVDTKMMTVTYKESTTNKEAIQKKIASVGHDTELFSADDKVYKKLPGCCLYERKPSAPIN, encoded by the coding sequence ATGAACACAATCAAATTACTGCTCATAGCAGTATGTACCACTTTTTCAATCTCAGTAATCGGACAGGACAAAACCGAATCATTTAAGGTTTATGGTAACTGCGGTATGTGTAAAAAACGCGTTGAAACAGCTGCAAAGCTGGATGGTGTCAGCAGTGCTGTTTGGGATGTTGATACTAAAATGATGACCGTAACATATAAAGAATCTACAACTAATAAAGAGGCCATACAAAAGAAAATTGCATCAGTTGGACACGATACAGAATTGTTTTCCGCAGACGATAAAGTATATAAAAAGTTACCAGGATGCTGCTTATATGAAAGAAAACCCTCAGCACCAATCAATTAA
- a CDS encoding efflux RND transporter periplasmic adaptor subunit, with the protein MPEDSVFSDKPGKCPKCGMDLVKNEMNTENLEEIALGSLLKPTNELVISSIPVTTIEKRGEQIEIEALGNIMYDTRQVGNISARVSGRIEKLYVRYRYQKISKGQKIADIYSPELLTAQQNLLFLLKNDPDNTGFIEAAKEKLLLLGMENTQLQTIIQTGKPILTITVYSNYSGHIHEANNGAQMNPRVDGMKDIALLTEELSLKEGMYLQKGQSILTVYNPNKAWALLNIYGDNQSLIQIGNKVRIVPETAPQKDFRATIDFIEPFYQKNSKTLTVRVYFDNSNLNIPIGSQVKAAIFGNSKKAFWLPKEAVLSLGIDKVVFQKTDDGFKATKITTGITHEKHIQIIQGITEKDSVAMNAHYLMDSESFIKIKQ; encoded by the coding sequence ATGCCGGAGGACTCCGTATTTAGCGACAAACCAGGGAAATGTCCAAAGTGTGGAATGGACTTAGTGAAAAATGAAATGAATACTGAAAATCTAGAGGAAATAGCGTTAGGCTCTTTACTTAAGCCTACAAATGAGTTAGTTATTTCATCTATCCCGGTAACAACTATTGAAAAAAGGGGCGAACAAATTGAGATTGAAGCATTGGGCAATATTATGTACGATACCAGGCAGGTGGGTAATATATCAGCAAGAGTATCAGGTAGGATTGAAAAACTCTATGTTCGATACAGGTACCAGAAAATAAGCAAAGGGCAGAAAATTGCAGATATCTATAGTCCAGAATTACTGACAGCCCAACAAAATTTGCTCTTCTTACTTAAGAATGATCCCGATAACACAGGGTTTATAGAAGCTGCTAAGGAAAAACTCTTGCTTCTTGGCATGGAAAATACACAACTACAAACAATCATACAAACAGGAAAGCCAATACTTACCATTACTGTTTATAGTAATTATAGCGGTCATATTCATGAAGCTAATAATGGGGCTCAAATGAACCCAAGAGTAGACGGCATGAAAGATATTGCTTTACTAACAGAAGAACTTTCTTTAAAAGAGGGAATGTATCTACAAAAAGGACAATCAATTCTTACAGTCTACAATCCTAATAAAGCTTGGGCATTGCTGAATATTTACGGTGATAATCAATCGCTGATACAGATAGGTAACAAGGTGAGAATTGTACCAGAAACAGCACCCCAGAAGGATTTTAGAGCTACAATCGATTTTATTGAACCCTTTTATCAAAAGAACAGTAAGACACTTACAGTAAGAGTCTATTTTGATAATAGCAATCTAAACATACCCATTGGAAGTCAGGTAAAAGCTGCCATATTCGGGAATTCAAAAAAAGCATTCTGGCTACCTAAAGAAGCTGTGCTTTCACTTGGGATAGATAAGGTTGTATTCCAAAAGACAGATGATGGCTTTAAAGCGACAAAAATCACTACTGGCATAACGCATGAAAAACACATACAGATTATACAAGGCATTACTGAAAAAGACTCAGTTGCTATGAATGCGCACTATCTAATGGATAGTGAGAGCTTTATCAAAATAAAACAATAG